A portion of the Blattabacterium clevelandi genome contains these proteins:
- a CDS encoding zinc ribbon domain-containing protein, with the protein MENNKIKVAITIVDKLRVLYHLQLIDSRIDEIENFRKNIPIEINSLEEELEKMKKRLKNIHEEIISIKEDLNQKNKEIKYSENLIKKYEKQKENIRNNKEFYFLEKEIDYQKLEIKLSKKRIQQMNLNIHQNEEILKKKEDLFLNQKEHIFHKKKELNQIFSENEKEEKFLLERSRDFSKKIDNNLLKIYQKIRNRVKNGVAIAPVQRGAPLGSYLAITPQKYSELIQRNKLLIDENSGRILIDEELAEEEKKKYFVFFSKKKKK; encoded by the coding sequence ATGGAAAATAATAAAATAAAAGTAGCTATTACAATAGTAGATAAATTAAGAGTTTTATATCATCTTCAACTAATAGATTCTCGTATAGATGAAATAGAAAATTTTCGTAAAAATATTCCTATAGAAATCAATTCTTTGGAAGAAGAACTTGAAAAAATGAAAAAAAGATTGAAAAATATTCATGAGGAAATTATTTCTATAAAAGAGGATCTCAATCAAAAAAATAAAGAAATTAAATATTCAGAAAATTTGATAAAAAAATATGAAAAACAGAAAGAAAATATAAGAAATAATAAAGAATTCTATTTTCTAGAAAAAGAAATTGATTATCAAAAACTAGAAATTAAATTATCTAAAAAAAGGATTCAACAAATGAATTTAAACATTCATCAAAATGAAGAAATTCTAAAAAAAAAAGAAGATCTTTTTTTAAATCAAAAAGAACATATTTTTCATAAAAAAAAAGAATTAAATCAAATTTTTTCAGAAAATGAAAAAGAAGAAAAATTTTTACTAGAAAGATCTAGAGATTTTTCTAAAAAAATCGATAATAATTTATTAAAAATTTATCAAAAAATAAGAAATAGAGTTAAAAATGGAGTAGCTATTGCTCCTGTACAAAGAGGAGCACCGTTAGGATCTTATCTTGCAATTACCCCACAAAAATACTCCGAACTAATACAACGTAATAAACTTTTAATAGATGAAAATAGTGGAAGAATATTAATAGACGAGGAATTAGCTGAAGAAGAAAAAAAAAAATATTTTGTTTTTTTTTCAAAAAAAAAGAAAAAATAA
- a CDS encoding Nif3-like dinuclear metal center hexameric protein → MEVLVRDIAEELENLAPREYAESYDNIGLIVGSYFQKVKKILITLDLTEDVFSESIHKNCNLIISFHPVIFKSIKSLTGKTFSERIVISALKNDISIYVIHTNLDVTWKGTHSYISKLLQLKREKSLFPKKGTIKKLTTYVPISYSDKVRNSLFNAGAGKISNYSRCSYNFDGFGSFMGNEKSKPFFGKKGHFHMEKETCINVVFSSHKLNLIKEALFKSHPYEEVPYEIYNIENINPYIGIGIIGFLIEEMNEYDFLLYLRNRMNLLCIRHSIFIGKKIKKIAMIAGSGSFGIEKAIKEKAHVFISSDFKYHDFFKSEKKILIVDIGHYESEKLNKNLLKSFLDKKFTHIPVYESEIHTNPVKYFY, encoded by the coding sequence ATGGAAGTCTTAGTCAGAGATATCGCTGAAGAGTTAGAAAATTTAGCTCCTAGGGAATATGCAGAATCCTATGATAATATAGGACTTATAGTGGGATCTTATTTTCAAAAAGTAAAAAAAATATTGATAACTTTAGATCTTACTGAGGATGTATTTTCAGAGTCTATACATAAAAACTGTAATCTTATTATATCATTTCATCCTGTCATTTTTAAATCAATAAAAAGTTTAACTGGAAAAACTTTTTCAGAAAGAATCGTAATTTCTGCATTAAAAAATGATATATCTATTTATGTAATTCATACTAATCTGGATGTCACATGGAAAGGAACTCATTCTTATATATCCAAACTTTTGCAGTTAAAAAGAGAAAAATCTTTATTTCCTAAAAAGGGGACTATAAAAAAATTAACCACTTATGTTCCAATTTCTTATTCTGATAAAGTTAGAAATTCTTTATTTAATGCAGGAGCTGGAAAAATATCTAATTACAGTCGTTGTAGTTATAATTTTGATGGTTTTGGAAGCTTTATGGGGAACGAAAAATCAAAACCTTTTTTTGGAAAAAAAGGACATTTTCATATGGAAAAAGAAACTTGTATTAATGTAGTTTTTTCATCCCATAAATTGAATCTAATTAAAGAAGCACTTTTTAAAAGTCATCCTTATGAAGAAGTTCCATATGAAATTTATAATATTGAAAATATTAATCCCTATATTGGAATAGGAATCATAGGATTTTTAATAGAGGAAATGAATGAATATGATTTTCTTCTTTATTTAAGGAATAGAATGAATTTATTGTGTATTAGACATTCTATATTCATAGGAAAAAAAATTAAAAAAATAGCTATGATAGCAGGGTCCGGAAGTTTTGGGATTGAAAAAGCTATAAAAGAAAAAGCCCATGTTTTTATATCGTCTGATTTTAAATATCATGATTTTTTCAAATCTGAAAAAAAAATATTGATTGTAGATATAGGACATTATGAATCTGAAAAATTAAATAAAAATCTTCTTAAATCTTTTTTAGATAAAAAATTTACTCATATACCTGTTTATGAATCAGAAATTCATACTAATCCAGTTAAATATTTTTATTAA
- the lipA gene encoding lipoyl synthase, producing the protein MNLIQKKPNWIRVKFPIGKNYKNLQQLVSLHKLNTICQSGSCPNIGECWEKGVATFMILGNVCTRSCRFCGVKTGRPENIDWKEPKKVAQSIKILKIKHAVITSVNRDDLKDMGVSIWIETIKLTRQINPGITIETLIPDFKGEKKIIDQIIDLNPEVISHNVETIPRLTKKIRIQAKYDRSLKVLQYIKEKNKNIRTKTGIMLGLGEKKEEILETMKDIKDSKVDILTIGQYLQPSLKHFSVRFFVLPEEFQELKKIGLKIGFKYVESGPLVRSSYHAEKHVK; encoded by the coding sequence ATGAATTTAATTCAAAAAAAACCTAATTGGATAAGAGTGAAATTCCCGATTGGAAAAAATTATAAGAATTTACAACAATTAGTTTCTTTACACAAACTGAATACAATTTGTCAGAGTGGTAGTTGTCCTAATATAGGAGAATGTTGGGAAAAAGGAGTTGCCACTTTTATGATATTAGGTAACGTTTGTACAAGATCTTGTAGATTTTGTGGAGTCAAAACAGGACGTCCTGAAAATATAGATTGGAAAGAACCAAAAAAAGTGGCTCAATCAATTAAAATATTGAAAATTAAACATGCTGTTATCACTTCTGTGAATAGAGATGATTTAAAAGATATGGGGGTTTCTATATGGATAGAAACCATCAAACTTACCAGACAGATAAATCCAGGGATAACAATCGAAACATTGATTCCGGATTTTAAAGGAGAAAAAAAAATTATAGATCAAATAATAGATCTTAATCCAGAAGTTATTTCTCATAATGTAGAGACTATCCCTAGGTTAACAAAGAAAATACGTATTCAAGCAAAATACGATCGTAGTCTGAAAGTTTTACAATATATTAAGGAAAAAAATAAAAATATTCGGACAAAAACGGGAATTATGTTAGGATTGGGAGAAAAAAAAGAAGAAATATTAGAAACGATGAAAGATATCAAAGACTCTAAAGTAGATATTTTAACCATAGGACAATATTTACAACCTTCTTTAAAACACTTTTCCGTACGTTTTTTTGTTTTACCGGAAGAATTTCAAGAATTGAAAAAAATTGGATTAAAAATAGGATTTAAATATGTAGAAAGTGGACCTTTGGTTCGTTCTTCTTATCATGCAGAAAAACATGTAAAATAA
- a CDS encoding UvrD-helicase domain-containing protein, which yields MLIPATLKIYNASAGSGKTFFLVKNYLFILFKSPHCDEFKRILALTFTNKATEEIKKRILQCIKEFSNQKISKEYHSLYNSIIKDLKLTKSQLSERAKKILSEILYDFSSLSISTIDKFTYRIIRSFFSNKKIYIEMDTHKFLWEVVDNLYNRLQSSEKWSHILIQFSLERLKKGKNWDIRKELFKIASLIVEENSFFSMKKIRLQSFDDWIILKKKLLKRTKKFEKKCKKQGEKFFKFLKKTSIQKHSFYYSDFPKLFQKLRVKDIILNPFHQRIEKSIQKEVLYSSKNSTKNMDQKILIERNKKKILSLYKETKFIYKKYISSYILDKLFFKNFHLLSIIQEIEKEFLSLKEEKKILLNAELNKILHERIIQDPIPLIYEKLGVQYKHYFIDEFQDTSFLQWYNIRILVENALSENGSAMIVGDPKQSIYRWRGGDYNLFLHLISSSSKSYYKKIITIGTNFRSYEEIVKFNNSLYQSVSKIFNSTLYKEIYKESKQKGFKKPGGYVELNFVIEQKNYKHELYCKIQKKIKKLLKQEYKLSDIAILVRNNEDGNFLSEKLLEDGFIVNTSVSLLIKNHLEIEIIIHFFYILLKPHCYQKRATLILLLLKNKLIHTKQKDHDFLVESIFLPFDLLLKKIFTKKTLNLKSLYNKSIYNIVEQVIDGFGLLNQYNTESIYSFLDFVHRSMKIVGNSIVDFLEYWESKKEKESIIISDNKEAIRIMTIHKSKGLQFPVVILPFTDWNAFSKKKEGIWIDVCPDLYHGLDSIYLEIEPYFKHINDHFFINIYEEYLSKIRIDNLNLLYVATTRPVEQLIIFSRYGKDKSVSFYLKNFLYEKKLWNDKIFQYSFGIEQKNY from the coding sequence ATGTTGATTCCAGCTACATTAAAAATATACAACGCTTCAGCAGGATCTGGAAAAACTTTTTTTTTGGTAAAAAATTACCTTTTTATTCTTTTTAAAAGTCCTCATTGTGACGAATTTAAACGAATTTTAGCTTTAACTTTTACCAATAAAGCTACTGAAGAAATTAAAAAAAGGATATTACAATGTATAAAAGAATTTTCTAATCAAAAAATTAGTAAGGAATATCATTCTTTGTACAATTCTATTATAAAAGATTTAAAATTAACAAAAAGTCAACTATCTGAACGCGCTAAAAAAATATTATCTGAAATTTTATACGATTTTTCTTCTTTATCTATAAGTACTATCGATAAATTTACTTATCGGATCATTCGATCTTTTTTTTCTAATAAAAAAATATATATAGAAATGGATACCCATAAATTTTTATGGGAAGTTGTAGATAATTTATATAATAGATTACAAAGTTCAGAAAAATGGTCTCATATTTTGATCCAATTTTCTTTAGAAAGATTAAAGAAAGGAAAAAATTGGGATATTAGAAAAGAACTATTTAAAATAGCTAGTCTCATAGTAGAGGAAAATAGTTTTTTTTCTATGAAAAAAATTAGATTGCAATCTTTTGATGATTGGATAATACTAAAAAAAAAATTGTTAAAAAGAACGAAAAAATTTGAAAAAAAATGTAAAAAACAAGGAGAAAAATTTTTTAAATTTTTAAAAAAAACATCTATTCAAAAACATTCATTCTATTATTCAGATTTTCCAAAACTTTTTCAAAAATTACGTGTAAAAGACATAATTTTAAATCCTTTTCATCAACGTATTGAAAAATCTATTCAAAAAGAAGTATTATATAGTAGTAAAAATTCTACCAAAAATATGGATCAAAAAATATTGATAGAAAGGAATAAAAAAAAAATACTTTCTTTGTATAAAGAAACAAAATTTATATATAAAAAATATATTTCATCCTATATTTTAGATAAACTTTTTTTTAAAAATTTTCATCTTTTATCTATAATACAGGAAATAGAAAAAGAATTTCTATCTTTAAAAGAAGAAAAAAAAATTCTTTTAAACGCAGAATTAAATAAAATACTTCATGAAAGAATTATTCAAGATCCCATACCCCTAATTTATGAAAAACTAGGGGTACAATACAAACATTATTTTATAGATGAATTTCAGGATACTTCATTTTTACAATGGTATAATATTCGAATTTTAGTTGAAAATGCTTTATCAGAAAATGGATCAGCTATGATTGTAGGAGATCCTAAACAATCTATATATCGTTGGAGAGGTGGAGATTATAATCTTTTTCTTCATTTAATTTCTTCTTCATCTAAATCTTATTATAAAAAAATAATCACTATAGGTACTAATTTTCGTAGTTATGAAGAAATTGTAAAATTTAACAATTCACTTTATCAATCGGTATCTAAAATTTTTAATTCTACTCTTTACAAAGAAATATATAAGGAATCCAAACAAAAAGGATTTAAAAAACCTGGAGGATATGTAGAATTAAATTTTGTTATAGAACAAAAAAATTACAAACATGAACTTTACTGTAAGATACAAAAAAAAATAAAAAAATTGTTAAAACAGGAATATAAATTATCGGATATAGCTATATTAGTTAGAAATAACGAAGATGGAAATTTTTTATCTGAAAAACTTTTAGAAGATGGATTTATTGTAAATACTTCCGTATCTCTTCTTATAAAGAATCATTTGGAAATAGAAATCATTATACATTTTTTTTATATACTTTTAAAACCTCATTGTTATCAAAAAAGAGCTACTTTAATTTTATTATTATTGAAAAATAAGTTAATTCATACCAAACAAAAAGATCATGACTTTCTTGTAGAATCGATTTTTTTACCATTTGATCTTTTGTTAAAAAAAATTTTTACAAAAAAAACATTAAATTTAAAATCTCTATATAATAAATCTATATACAATATAGTAGAACAGGTAATTGATGGATTTGGATTATTAAATCAATATAATACGGAATCTATCTATTCTTTTTTAGACTTTGTTCATCGTTCTATGAAAATTGTAGGAAATTCTATTGTAGATTTTTTAGAATATTGGGAATCTAAAAAAGAAAAAGAAAGTATCATTATTTCTGATAATAAAGAGGCTATTCGTATTATGACGATTCATAAATCTAAAGGATTACAATTTCCTGTAGTAATTCTACCTTTTACAGATTGGAATGCTTTTTCAAAAAAAAAAGAAGGAATATGGATAGATGTATGTCCGGATTTATATCATGGGTTGGATTCTATCTATCTAGAAATAGAACCTTATTTTAAACATATAAATGACCATTTTTTCATAAATATTTATGAAGAATATCTATCTAAAATAAGGATTGATAATCTAAATTTATTATATGTAGCTACTACACGTCCTGTGGAACAACTTATTATTTTTTCTAGATATGGAAAGGATAAATCTGTATCGTTTTATCTAAAAAATTTTCTCTATGAAAAAAAATTATGGAATGATAAAATATTTCAGTATTCTTTTGGAATAGAACAAAAAAATTATTAA
- a CDS encoding POTRA domain-containing protein has product MIKKIGEKTYLINILFLVSFFVFFFVSCNIIKKVPKEKYIQKNKYIKSIYCNYFRFKNGEKSIKIESPYLKKKSVKNFNSKVFFEDNINFSILRKKKKTGKITYNNIHPSGRPYFINEIIYNFQEKDLKDIYINNIHSSLIKKREQYSEKKIIFEIERMKKMYENHGYYNFHVSDIKFHVNSIENQKINLYMEVKNFHNHKKYFFNKIVIRINNENKNFFIYNGYKFFVPTDKKLNPKIITDILTIFPGSLYKKNEVLKTQKNIYSLHHFDINQFKVEEEKKTNLNSKIAFLNAKIFLKTLRSNEFKFYLVNSISKKMDITINPKITLLSRNILQQNGANFMFSINGSLNYSPKEIFNLSKISLKGNLIYPGFTTNFISSMSPKYSLYRTHTSIFFQIKNKKNMDIKKYIFSNFINYEWKVTPYRKHKIKMITFKVIKKMINSKNFKKKNNDHFDSKNPIQKKQINRIKDNFINSIIYNYEMNQFFDHSKKYPIALRGNINISVNILYYLFQRFFFPNKLLNNIFLVKYNLDFKQSFSLSKNDFLISRLFIEKNFNYEKIPKNFFSGISEFCKNGRKLNSIHLNVDKNSSFNKILLVNEYRNQILSNLFSVIFLYLENRELLNKENNNSKKIEKLIWNPFYKEFLLEGGIGVRYDLKFFVFFVDFVYKLYDSSQKGWIINYIKLKKPLINFGIDPPF; this is encoded by the coding sequence ATGATAAAAAAAATTGGGGAAAAAACATATTTAATTAATATATTATTTCTCGTTTCTTTTTTCGTATTTTTTTTTGTATCGTGTAATATTATAAAAAAAGTACCGAAAGAAAAATATATACAAAAAAATAAGTATATAAAAAGTATTTATTGTAATTATTTTCGTTTTAAAAACGGAGAAAAATCTATAAAAATTGAATCCCCTTATTTAAAAAAAAAATCTGTAAAAAATTTTAATTCAAAAGTATTTTTTGAGGATAATATAAATTTTTCTATTCTTAGAAAAAAGAAAAAAACAGGAAAAATAACTTATAATAATATTCATCCTAGTGGAAGACCTTATTTTATCAACGAAATTATTTACAATTTTCAAGAAAAAGACTTAAAGGATATTTATATAAATAATATTCATTCTAGTTTAATTAAAAAAAGAGAACAATACAGTGAAAAAAAAATAATATTTGAAATAGAAAGGATGAAAAAAATGTATGAAAATCATGGTTATTATAATTTTCATGTATCAGATATTAAGTTTCATGTAAATTCTATAGAAAATCAAAAAATAAATTTATATATGGAAGTAAAAAATTTCCATAATCATAAAAAATATTTTTTCAATAAAATTGTGATAAGAATTAATAATGAAAATAAGAATTTCTTCATTTACAATGGATATAAATTTTTTGTTCCTACCGATAAAAAATTAAATCCAAAAATTATCACGGATATTTTAACTATTTTTCCTGGATCTTTGTATAAGAAAAATGAGGTTTTAAAGACTCAAAAAAATATTTATTCTTTGCATCATTTTGATATTAATCAATTTAAAGTAGAAGAAGAAAAAAAAACTAATTTAAATTCAAAAATAGCCTTTTTAAATGCCAAAATTTTTTTAAAAACTTTAAGAAGTAATGAATTTAAATTTTATTTAGTAAATTCTATATCCAAAAAAATGGATATAACAATCAATCCAAAAATTACTTTACTAAGTAGAAATATACTACAACAAAATGGTGCAAATTTTATGTTTTCTATAAATGGAAGTTTAAATTATTCTCCCAAAGAAATTTTTAACCTATCTAAAATTTCCTTGAAAGGAAATTTGATATATCCAGGATTTACAACCAATTTTATCTCATCTATGAGTCCTAAATATTCCTTATATAGGACTCATACTTCTATTTTTTTTCAAATAAAAAATAAAAAAAATATGGATATAAAAAAATACATATTTTCCAATTTTATTAATTATGAATGGAAGGTCACCCCTTATAGAAAACATAAAATAAAAATGATCACTTTTAAAGTGATCAAAAAAATGATTAATTCTAAAAATTTTAAAAAAAAAAATAATGATCATTTTGATTCAAAAAATCCTATACAAAAAAAACAAATTAATAGGATAAAGGATAATTTTATCAATTCTATTATTTATAATTATGAGATGAATCAATTTTTTGATCATAGTAAAAAATATCCTATTGCATTACGTGGAAATATCAATATTTCTGTCAATATTTTATATTATTTATTTCAAAGATTTTTTTTTCCTAATAAGTTATTGAATAATATTTTTTTGGTTAAATACAATTTAGATTTCAAACAATCTTTTTCTTTATCTAAAAATGATTTTCTAATATCAAGATTATTTATTGAAAAGAATTTTAATTATGAAAAAATTCCAAAAAATTTTTTTTCAGGAATATCTGAATTTTGTAAAAATGGTAGAAAATTGAATAGTATTCATCTAAATGTAGATAAAAATTCATCATTTAATAAAATTTTATTAGTCAATGAATATAGAAATCAAATACTTTCTAATTTATTTTCAGTTATTTTTTTGTACTTAGAAAATAGAGAACTGTTAAATAAAGAAAATAATAATTCAAAAAAAATAGAAAAGTTGATATGGAACCCTTTTTATAAAGAATTTTTATTAGAAGGAGGAATAGGAGTTCGATATGATCTTAAATTTTTTGTTTTTTTTGTAGATTTTGTATATAAATTGTATGATTCATCTCAAAAGGGATGGATCATAAATTATATAAAATTAAAAAAACCATTGATCAATTTTGGAATTGACCCACCTTTTTAG
- the fbaA gene encoding class II fructose-bisphosphate aldolase, with protein MSKKFPSGVITGSIIQEIFEYAREKVFSIPAVNVIGSNTMNAAMETAAEVNSPIIIQISNGGAIFNAGKGLSNHEQKAAIQGSIACAKHIHELAKLYKSTVILHTDHCSKQSLSWIDGLMIANEKNYKRFGKTLFSSHMLDLSQESLEENMSTCERYFERMNKIQMTIEIELGVTGGEEDGIDNSNIENNKLYTQPKEVSYAYERLIKISKEFIIAASFGNVHGVYKSGNIILRPVILKESQKYIQKKFNTKEKPVFFVFHGGSGSSIKEIQESISYGVVKMNVDTDLQYAFTCGIRDYMSKNKEYLDKQIGNPEGKYLPNKNYYDPRIWLRKGEKSFKNLLKKYFELMNNINTL; from the coding sequence ATGTCTAAAAAATTTCCTTCTGGGGTTATTACCGGTAGTATTATCCAAGAAATATTTGAATATGCTAGGGAAAAAGTATTTTCCATACCTGCTGTAAATGTTATTGGATCTAATACTATGAATGCAGCAATGGAAACTGCTGCAGAGGTTAATTCCCCTATCATTATTCAAATATCAAATGGTGGAGCTATTTTTAACGCAGGAAAAGGATTAAGTAATCACGAACAAAAAGCAGCTATTCAAGGGTCTATAGCTTGTGCAAAACATATCCATGAACTAGCTAAATTGTATAAATCTACTGTAATTCTTCATACAGATCATTGTTCTAAACAATCTCTATCATGGATAGATGGGTTAATGATTGCTAATGAAAAAAATTATAAACGTTTTGGTAAAACGTTATTTAGTTCTCATATGTTAGATTTATCTCAAGAATCTTTAGAAGAAAATATGAGTACTTGTGAAAGATACTTTGAAAGAATGAATAAAATTCAAATGACCATTGAAATAGAACTTGGAGTAACGGGTGGGGAAGAAGATGGTATAGATAATTCTAATATAGAAAATAATAAACTTTATACTCAACCAAAAGAAGTTTCGTATGCTTATGAAAGATTAATCAAAATAAGCAAAGAATTTATTATAGCGGCTTCTTTTGGAAATGTACACGGAGTATATAAATCTGGTAATATTATTTTACGTCCGGTTATTTTGAAAGAATCTCAAAAGTACATACAAAAAAAATTTAATACCAAAGAAAAACCAGTTTTTTTTGTTTTCCATGGAGGATCTGGGTCTTCCATAAAAGAAATTCAAGAATCTATTAGTTATGGGGTTGTTAAAATGAATGTAGATACAGATTTACAATATGCTTTTACCTGTGGAATAAGAGATTATATGAGTAAAAATAAGGAATACTTGGATAAACAAATCGGAAATCCAGAAGGTAAATATCTTCCAAATAAAAACTATTATGATCCTAGAATATGGCTTAGAAAAGGAGAAAAATCATTCAAAAATTTACTAAAAAAATATTTTGAATTAATGAATAATATTAACACTTTATAA